From Piliocolobus tephrosceles isolate RC106 chromosome 16, ASM277652v3, whole genome shotgun sequence, the proteins below share one genomic window:
- the CA4 gene encoding carbonic anhydrase 4 isoform X2 has product MRMLLVLLALSAARPSAPAESHWCYESQASSSNDTCLVPGKWGGNCQKDRQSPINIVTRKAKVDKKLGRFSFSGYDKKQTWTVQNNGHSVMMLLGNKASISGGGLPARYQATQLHLHWSNFLDKGSEHSLDGEHFAMEAAPQENKGFRPLVEALSNIPKPEMNTTMAESSLLDLLPKEEKLRHYFRYLGSLTTPTCDEKVVWTVFQEPIQLHREQILAFSQKLYYDKDQKLNMTDNVRPLQRLGQRVVLRSGAPGQLLPWVLPALLGPTLAHLLASFLR; this is encoded by the exons AGTCACACTGGTGCTACGAAAGTCAAGCCAGTTCCTCCAACGACACCTGCTTGG TACCAGGCAAGTGGGGTGGAAACTGCCAGAAGGACCGCCAGTCCCCCATCAACATCGTCACCAGAAAGGCAAAGGTGGACAAAAAACTGGGACGCTTCTCCTTCTCCGGCTACGATAAGAAGCAAACGTGGACGGTCCAAAATAACGGGCACTCAG TGATGATGTTGCTGGGGAACAAGGCCAGCATTTCTGGAGGAGGACTGCCCGCCCGGTACCAGGCCACACAGTTGCATCTGCACTGGTCCAACTTTCTAGATAAGGGCTCCGAGCACAGCCTGGATGGGGAACACTTTGCCATGGAG gCTGCACCCCAGGAGAACAAGGGCTTCCGGCCACTGGTGGAGGCACTGTCTAATATCCCCAAACCTG AGATGAACACCACGATGGCAGAGAGCAGCCTGCTGGACTTGCTCCCCAaggaggagaaactgaggcactacTTCCGCTACCTGGGCTCTCTCACCACACCGACCTGCGATGAGAAGGTCGTCTGGACTGTGTTTCAGGAGCCTATTCAGCTTCACAGAGAACAG ATCCTGGCATTCTCTCAGAAGCTGTACTACGACAAGGACCAGAAACTGAACATGACGGACAATGTCAGGCCCCTGCAGCGGCTGGGGCAGCGCGTGGTGCTCAGGTCTGGGGCCCCGGGTCAGCTGCTGCCCTGGGTCCTGCCTGCCCTGCTGGGCCCCACACTGGCCCACCTGCTGGCCAGCTTCCTGCGATGA
- the CA4 gene encoding carbonic anhydrase 4 isoform X1 → MRMLLVLLALSAARPSAPAESHWCYESQASSSNDTCLVPGKWGGNCQKDRQSPINIVTRKAKVDKKLGRFSFSGYDKKQTWTVQNNGHSVMMLLGNKASISGGGLPARYQATQLHLHWSNFLDKGSEHSLDGEHFAMEVHIVHEKEKGTLRNVKEAQDPEDEIAVLAFLVEAAPQENKGFRPLVEALSNIPKPEMNTTMAESSLLDLLPKEEKLRHYFRYLGSLTTPTCDEKVVWTVFQEPIQLHREQILAFSQKLYYDKDQKLNMTDNVRPLQRLGQRVVLRSGAPGQLLPWVLPALLGPTLAHLLASFLR, encoded by the exons AGTCACACTGGTGCTACGAAAGTCAAGCCAGTTCCTCCAACGACACCTGCTTGG TACCAGGCAAGTGGGGTGGAAACTGCCAGAAGGACCGCCAGTCCCCCATCAACATCGTCACCAGAAAGGCAAAGGTGGACAAAAAACTGGGACGCTTCTCCTTCTCCGGCTACGATAAGAAGCAAACGTGGACGGTCCAAAATAACGGGCACTCAG TGATGATGTTGCTGGGGAACAAGGCCAGCATTTCTGGAGGAGGACTGCCCGCCCGGTACCAGGCCACACAGTTGCATCTGCACTGGTCCAACTTTCTAGATAAGGGCTCCGAGCACAGCCTGGATGGGGAACACTTTGCCATGGAG gTGCACATAGTAcatgagaaagagaaggggacATTGAGGAACGTGAAAGAGGCCCAGGACCCTGAAGATGAGATCGCGGTGCTGGCCTTTCTGGTGGAG gCTGCACCCCAGGAGAACAAGGGCTTCCGGCCACTGGTGGAGGCACTGTCTAATATCCCCAAACCTG AGATGAACACCACGATGGCAGAGAGCAGCCTGCTGGACTTGCTCCCCAaggaggagaaactgaggcactacTTCCGCTACCTGGGCTCTCTCACCACACCGACCTGCGATGAGAAGGTCGTCTGGACTGTGTTTCAGGAGCCTATTCAGCTTCACAGAGAACAG ATCCTGGCATTCTCTCAGAAGCTGTACTACGACAAGGACCAGAAACTGAACATGACGGACAATGTCAGGCCCCTGCAGCGGCTGGGGCAGCGCGTGGTGCTCAGGTCTGGGGCCCCGGGTCAGCTGCTGCCCTGGGTCCTGCCTGCCCTGCTGGGCCCCACACTGGCCCACCTGCTGGCCAGCTTCCTGCGATGA